A window of Pelomonas sp. SE-A7 genomic DNA:
CACGCCGACCGTCTCAGCCGCGAGCTCGGTGGGGCCCAGATCTACCTCAAGCGCGAAGACCTGAACCACACCGGTGCCCACAAGGTCAACAACACCATTGGCCAGGCCCTGCTCGCCAAGCGCATGGGCAAGAAGCGCGTGATCGCCGAGACCGGCGCCGGCCAGCACGGCGTGGCCACGGCCACCATCTGCGCCCGCTACGGCATGGAATGCGTGGTCTACATGGGCAGCGAGGACGTCAAGCGCCAGTCGCCCAATGTCTACCGCATGAACCTGTTGGGCGCCACCGTGGTGCCGGTGGAGTCGGGCTCCAAGACCTTGAAGGACGCGCTGAACGAGGCGATGCGCGACTGGGTCACCAACATCGAGTCGACCTTCTACATCATCGGCACCGTGGCCGGCCCGCATCCGTATCCGATGATGGTGCGCGACTTCCAGCGCATCATCGGCGACGAATGCCTGACGCAGATGCCGGCCATGGTCGGCCGCCAGCCGGACGCCGTGATCGCCTGCGTAGGCGGTGGTTCGAATGCCATCGGCATCTTCTATCCCTACATCGAGCACCAGGACGTCAAGCTGATTGGCGTCGAGGCCGAAGGGCAGGGCGTGGCCAGTGGCAAGCATGCCGCCACCCTGAGTGCCGGCAGCCCGGGCGTGTTGCATGGCAACCGTACCTACCTGCTGCAAGACGAGGACGGCCAGATCATCGAGACGCACTCGATCTCGGCCGGCCTGGACTACCCCGGCGTTGGCCCGGAGCATGCCTACCTGAAGGACATTGGCCGCGCCCAGTATGTCGGCATCACCGACCAGGAGGCGCTGGCCGCCTTCCACAGGCTGTGCCGTACCGAGGGCATCATCCCGGCGCTGGAGTCCAGCCATGCCGTGGCCCATGCAATCAAGCTCGCGCCGACCATGAAGCCGGACCAGATCCTGCTGGTCAACCTCTCCGGGCGTGGTGACAAGGACATAGGCACGGTGGCCGACCTGTCGGGCGCCAAGGTCTATGACCAGCCTTCGCAAGCTGGCCACACGGTGAAGGGAGCTCCGCAATGAATGAGCCCCTCGTCCAGGGAATACCTGGCCGATCCCCCGAGGGGATCAAGCCGTCCTTGGGGCGGCCCGGCGAACGGCTTGGGAGCCGCATCGCCGCCACCTTTGCCGAGTTGCAATCCAAGGGCCGCAAGGCCCTGATCCCCTTCGTCACCGCCGGTGATCCGTACCCGGATGCCACCGTCGAGATCATGCATGCGCTGGCCCGGGGCGGGGCCGACGTGATCGAGCTGGGCGTACCGTTCTCCGATCCCATGGCCGACGGGCCCGTGATCCAGCGCGCCGGTGAGCGGGCGCTGAAGCATGGCATTGGCATGCGCCAGGTGCTGGGCTTCGTCCAGCAATTCCGGGCCAGCGACGACAAGACGCCGGTGGTGCTGATGGGCTATGCCAACCCGGTGGAGCGCTACGGCGTCGAGCGATTCGCCGCCGATGCCAGGGCGGCCGGGGTGGACGGGGTGCTGATCGTTGACTACCCGCCGGAAGAGGTCGAAGCCTTTGCCGCGGCGCTGAAGGCCCAGGGGCTGGATCCGATCTTCCTGCTGGCGCCGACCAGCACCGAGGAGCGCATGGCCAGCATCGGCGCGATTGCCAGCGGCTATGTCTACTACGTCTCGCTGAAGGGCGTGACCGGCGCCGGCCACCTGGACACGGCCGCCGTGGCCGAGGTGATTCCCCGGATCCGCCGCCATGTCAGCGTGCCGGTGGGCGTGGGTTTCGGCATCCGCGACGGGGCCACGGCCCGGGCCGTGGCGGAGGTTTCGGACGCCGTGGTCATAGGCTCGCGCCTGGTTCAATTGCTCGAGGTCCAGCCACGCGATAATGTCGCCTCGACCGCGGCGGCCTTCATGGCCGAGATCCGCGCCGCGCTGGACCGCTGACCACCCGTCGGCGACTCGGCGTCACAACAGACAAACAGGAGAACTGAATCGTGAGTTGGCTCGAAAAACTGCTGCCGCCCAAGATCCAGCAAACCGACCCCGCCGAGCGCCGCACGGTGCCCGAAGGCCTGTGGATCAAGTGCCCGTCCTGCGAGACGGTGCTTTACAAGACCGACCTGGAGCAGAACGTCAATGTCTGCCCCAAGTGCTCCCACCACCACCGCATCGGCGCCCGGGCTCGCCTGGATGCCTTCCTCGATGGTGAAGGTCGCTACGAGATCGGCCAGGAGGTGCTGCCCACCGACTCGCTGAAGTTCAAGGACAGCAAGAAGTACCCCGACCGCCTGAAGGAAGCGCTGGAGAACACCGGTGAAACCGACGCCCTGGTCGTTGTCGGCGGCGCGGTGATGAGCGTGCCGGTCGTCGCGGCCTGCTTCGAGTTCGACTTCATGGGCGGATCGATGGGCTCGGTGGTCGGCGAGCGCTTCGTGCGCGGCGTCGAGACCGCGCTGGAGCAGAAGACGCCGTTCATCTGCTTCACCGCCACCGGCGGTGCCCGCATGCAGGAAGGCCTGCTGTCGCTGATGCAGATGGCCAAGACCAATGCGGCCCTGACCAAGCTGGCCAAGGCCAAGCTGCCCTACATCAGCGTGCTGACCGACCCGACCATGGGCGGCGTCTCGGCCTCGTTCGCCTTCGTCGGTGACGTCGTGATTGCCGAACCCAAGGCCCTGATCGGCTTTGCCGGCCCGCGCGTGATCGAGAACACGGTGCGTGAAAAGCTGCCGCCGGGCTTCCAGCGGGCCGAGTTCCTGATGGAGAAGGGCGCCGTCGACATGATCGTGGACCGCCGCCAGCTGCGCGAGACCATCGCCCGTCAGCTCGCCATGCTGCAGCGCCAGAGCGCCGACGCGGTGGCCTGAGTTTTCCAAGACATTCAGCGCAACCCCGGCGGCCAGGCTTCACCAGCCTGGCCGTCTTGTTTTCCGAAGACCGCATGAAGACCCTGGCCGACTGGCTCGCCCATTGCGAGCAACTCCATCCCAAAGAGATCGACATGACGCTGGAGCGGGTCAACCGCGTCCGCGATGCCATGGGCCTGCGCTTCGGCGCAGACACCGCGGTGGTGATGGTGGCCGGCACCAATGGCAAGGGTTCGACCTGCGCCATGCTGGAGTCCATCGCGCTGCACGCCGGCTTCAAGGTCGGGCTCTACATCAAGCCCCATCTGGTGCACTTCCAGGAGCGCTGCCGGGTGGCTGGCGCGCCAGTGGCTGCCGAGTCCCTGCTGGCGCATTTCGAACGGATCGAGGCGGCGCGCGGCGATCAGGCGCTGACCTACTTCGAGTTCACCACCCTGGCCATCCTCAGCCGCCTGGCCGAAGAAGCGCTTGACCTGGTCATCCTGGAGGTGGGCCTAGGCGGGCGGCTGGATGCGGTCAACACCATCGATGCCGACTGCAGCGTGATCACCAGCATCGACCTGGACCACACGGAATATCTGGGGCCGGACCGGGAATCGGTCGGACGCGAGAAGGCCCACATCATGCGACCGGGCCGGCCGGTGGTGGTCAGCGATCCCATGCCTCCGGCCACGCTGGCTCAGCATGCAGAGCAGGTCGGCGCCGACCTGCGTCAGCTTGGGCGCGATTTCACGTACAGCGGCGACCGCCAGCAATGGCAGTGGGCGGGCCGCTCGCGGCGTTTCTCGGGCCTGGCCTATCCGGCGCTGCGGGGCGTCAACCAACTGCTCAACGCAGCTGGCGTGCTGGCTGTGTTCGAGGCTCTGTATGAACGCCTGCCGGTCAGCGCCCAGGCCGTGCGTACCGGGCTGGCCCTGGTCGAATTGCCGGGCCGCTTCCAGGTCGTGCCGGGCCAGCCGGCCCTGGTGTTGGACGTGGCCCACAACCCCCATGCGGTCGCGGCGCTGGCCCAAAACCTCGACCAGATGGGCTTCTTCCCGCGCACCCATGCGGTGTTCGGCGCCATGGCCGACAAGGACCTGGCCCATATCTTCGAGAAGATCGCGCCGCTGGTCGATGTCTGGCATTTCTGCGACCTCGAAATCCCCCGTGCGGCCAAGGCCGAGGCCCTGTCTGCGCAGTTCGAATCGTTGCGCAGCGCAGGCGCATTGAAGGCACCGAACGGGGTGGCCGTTCATAGGCACGAGGACCCGATTTCAGCCCTGGCCGCAGCGGCGGCCGAGGCGGACCCCGCTGATAGAATTCTGGTCTTCGGCTCCTTCTACACCGTAGGCGGTGTCCTCAAGAACGGAGTGCCGCGGCTGCAGTCGGCCAAGCAGGCGCCGGCGTCCTGAGTCAGCCCTGAAACAGCCTCTTCCCGGAACCACTCCACATGGGTTTGATGTCCTTCTTCAAGCGCGCTACGGACAAGCCGGCGGCCAAGCCGGTGGCGGATTCGGCCGACGCAGTCCAGCAACTGCGCCTGCGTGCCCGCCGCCGACTGATTGGCGCCACCATGCTGGTGCTGATAGGCGTGATCGGCTTCCCGCTGGTGTTCGAGACCCAGCCTCGCCCCATCCCGGTCGACCTGCCCATAGAGATCCCCCGCAAGGAAGCCGCCGCGCCGCTGCAGATTCCGGCTGCTCCGCCGGCCTCCCGCGCCACCGTGGCGCCGGTCAGCGAGCCGGTGGCCGAGCCCGTCGCGACGGCGCCAACTCCTGGCGTGGCCGCAGCATCCAAGGTCGAGCCCGAAGCCAAGCCCAAGCCGGCCGATAGGCCCACTGTCAAGCCGGTGGTCGAACCCAAGCCTTCGGACAAGGTGGTTGCTGACAAAGCGGCTGCCGACAAGGCCGCGCAGGAATCCGCGCGCGTCCAGGCCTTGCTCGACGGCAAGCCGGCACCCAAGGCCAGCGAAACGGCGACGGCCCGCTTCATCGTGCAGGTCGGCGCCTTCGGCGAAGCCAAGGCGGCGCAAGAGGCGCGCATGAAGGTCGAAAAGCTCGGCCTCAAGACCTACACCCAGGCGGTCGAGACGGCCGACGGCAAGCGCATTCGCGTGCGCGTCGGCCCCTATGGCAGCCGGGACGAGGCTGACAAGGCCGCTGCCAAGGTGCGCGGTACCGGCCTGTCAGTTGCGGTTCTGACACTCTGACGAGACCGCGAGGCCGCCCATGACCGCGCTCGACTGGATTCTGCTGGCCTTGTTGGCCGTGTCGGTCGGCGTGGGGCTATGGCGCGGCCTGGTGTTCGAGATCCTGTCCATCGTCGGCTGGTTTGTTGCCTATTTCGCGGCTCCCCATGTATCGCCGTACATCGCCCAGTGGCTGCCGGAGCAGCGGCTGAGCCCGGCCACCTTGCAGGTCTGCGCCTTCCTGCTGGCCTTCTTGCTGGTGCTGCTGGTCTGGAGCCTGGGTGCCAAGCTGGTCCGCCTGCTGATCCAGGCCACGCCGCTGAGCCTGATTGATCGCGTCGGCGGCGCTGGTTTCGGCGTGCTGCGCGGCCTGCTCTTTGCGTTGCTCGTGGTGCTGCTGGTCGGCTTGACGCCGGTCCGCGAGACCCCACCTTGGCAGGACTCGGTGCTGGCGCCGCCCCTGCTGGCGCTGCTGCAGGGCATCAAGCCGGTGCTGCCGGACTCGCTCGTCAAATTCATCCCGGCCTGACCGTCACGAGCGGACAGGTTGATTCAGACATTCAGGAACAAGGACTTCAATCATGTGCGGCATCGTGGGAGTGCTCTCCAAGCAGCCGGTCAATCAGCTGATCTACGACGCGCTGCTGCTGCTCCAGCATCGCGGCCAGGACGCCGCTGGCATCGTCACCATGCAAGGCGGCAAGTGCTTCATGCACAAGGCGCGTGGCATGGTGCGCGACGTATTCCGGACTCGCAACATGCGCGCGCTGCCGGGCACGGTGGGCCTGGGCCAGGTGCGGTATCCGACGGCCGGCAATGCGTACAGCGAGGAAGAGGCCCAACCGTTCTACGTCAACGCACCGTTCGGCCTGGTGCTGGTCCACAACGGCAACCTGACCAATGCCCATGCGCTGAAGGCCGAGCTGTTCGACATCGACCGTCGGCACATCAACACCGAGAGCGATACCGAGGTGCTGATCAATGTGCTGGCCCATGAGCTGGAGCTGGCCGCGCGCGACCTGCCGCTGACGCCGGCCGGCGTCTTCAAAGCGGTGCGGGCTGTCCACAAGCGCATCAAGGGCTCTTATGGCGTGATCGCGCTGATCGCCGGCCACGGTCTGGTGGCTTTCCGCGACCCGTTCGGCATCCGTCCGCTGTGCTTCGGCCGTTCGGCCGACGGTGAATTCATGGTCGCCAGCGAGAGCGTGGCGCTGGAAGGCACGGGCCACAAGCTGGAGCGCGACGTGGCACCGGGCGAGGCCCTGTTCATCGACCTGAACGGCCAGCTGCACACTGAGCAATGCGCCGAGAGCCCGACGCTGAATCCCTGCATGTTCGAGTTCGTCTACCTGGCCCGCCCGGACTCGGTGATGGACGGCATCTCGGTCTACCAGGCCCGGCTGAACATGGGCGAGACCCTGGCCCAGCGCCTGATCTCGACCATGCCGCCCAGCGAGATCGACGTGGTGATCCCGATTCCCGAGTCGAGCCGCCCCTCGGCCATGCAGCTGGCCCATCGCATCGGCAAGCCTTACCGCGAAGGCTTCGTCAAGAACCGCTACGTAGGCCGCACCTTCATCATGCCGGGGCAGGGCGCACGCAAGAAATCGGTGCGCCAGAAGCTCAATGCCATCGGCCTGGAGTTCAAGGGGCGCAACGTGCTGCTGGTGGACGACTCCATCGTGCGCGGCACGACCTCCAAGGAAATCGTGCAGATGGCCCGCGAGGCTGGCGCCCGCAAGGTCTATCTGGCATCGGCGGCGCCGCCGGTGCGCTTCCCCAATGTCTACGGCATCGACATGCCGACCAAGGAAGAGCTGATCGCTCATGGCCGCAGCATCGAGGAGGTGCGCGAGTACATCGGCGCCGATGCGCTGATCTACCAGGACGTGGATGCGATGAAGCGCGTGGTTGCCTCGCTGCGGCCGGGGCTCAGCGGTTTCGAGGCCTCATGCTTCGACGGCCATTACATCACCGGCGATGTGTCGGCCGATGACTTTGCAGCCATCCAGTCGCAGCGCAAGTCGCAGCCGGAAGAAGAAGATGGCCCGGCCCGCACCCGCCTGGCCCTGCAGAGCGGGAGCGAAGGCTGATGAGTTCCAGCGACGAAGAGCGCCGCCTCGCACGGGCCCGCCTGCCAGCCGGCCTGCGCCCCGAGACGCTGGCCGTGCGTAGCGCATTGGCGCCGAGCCAGTACGGCGAGAACTCCGAGGCGCTGTTCCTGACTAGTGCCTATGTGCAGCCCGATGCCGAAACCTCGGCCCGGCGCTTCGCCAACTCCGAGGACTTCACCTACTCGCGCACCAGCAACCCGACGGTGCGTGCGCTGGAGGCCCGCCTTGCTGCAATGGAAGGCACGGAAGCCGCTGTCGCCACGTCCAGCGGCATGAGCGCCATCCTGCTGCTGTGTATGGGCTTGCTCAAGGCCGGTGACCATGTGGTGTGCTCGCGCTCGGTGTTCGGCTCGACCATCAACCTGTTCGCAAAGGAATTCGGCAAGTTCGGTGTCGAGACCACGTTCGTCTCGCAGACAGATCTGGCCGAGTGGCGCGCGGCAATCAAGCCGGCGACCAAGCTGCTGTTTGCCGAGACGCCCACCAATCCGCTGACCGAGGTCTGCGACATCCGGGCCCTGGCCGACATGGCCCATGCGGCCGGCGCGCAGCTGGTGGTCGACAACACCTTCTCGACGCCCGCCTTGCAGCGGCCGGTCGAGCTTGGTGCCGATCTTGTCATGCACTCGGCCACCAAGTACATGGACGGCCAGGGTCGAGTGATGGCCGGCGCGCTTTGTGGCAGCAGCCGAGTGATCCGTGATGTGCTCGGTCCTGTGCTGCGCACTGTGGGCATGGTGCTTTCGCCGTTCAATGCCTGGGTCGTGCTCAAGGGCCTGGAAACGCTGAGCCTGCGCATGAAGGCGCAGAGCGAGCAGGCCTTGGCCGTGGCCCGCTGGCTGGAGGCCCGGCCCGAGGTGGCACGCGTCTACTACCCGACGCTGGAGTCGCATCCCCAGCATGAGCTGGCGATGCGCCAGCAGAACGGGCAGGGCGGGGCGCTGCTGTCCTTCGAGCTGAAGGCAGCAACGCCCGAAGAGGCGCGTGCAGCCGCCTTCCATGTGATTGACAGCACCCGTGTGCTGAGCATCGCCACGAACCTGGGTGATACCAAGTCCATCATCACCCACCCGGCAACAACCTCGCATGGCCGCCTGAGCGAAGAGCAAAGGCAGGCGGCCGGCATCAGCCAGGGCCTGATGCGCCTGGCTGTCGGCCTGGAGCATGTCGACGACATCTGCGACGACCTGCTGCGCGGCCTTTCCACCTTGAAGAACTGATGAGCCAACAAGCCAACCCCACGGTGCGCACCCGCATCGCTCCTTCGCCCACCGGTTTCCTGCATCTGGGCACGGCCCGTACGGCGCTGTACTCGTGGGCCTACGCCCGCCACCATGGTGGCCAGTTCGTGCTGCGCATCGAGGACACCGACGTGGCCCGCTCGACGCAGGATTCGGTCGACCAGATCATGGCCGCCATGCACTGGCTGGGCCTGGAGTACGACGAAGGCCCGATCTACCAGATGCAGCGACTGGATCGCTATCACGCCGTCGTCGAGCAACTGATTACCGAGGGCAAGGCCTACCGCTGCTACTGCACGCCCGAGCAGCTCGAGACCATGAAGGCTGCGCAGGATGCGCGCGGCGAGAAGCGTCGCTACGACGGCACCTGGCGCCCCGAAGCGGGCAAGCAACTGCCGACGGTGCCGGTCGATGTGCCGCCGGTCGTGCGCTTCAAGAATCCCATCGATGGCGACGTGACCTGGGATGACGTCGTCAAGGGGCCGATCACGATCAACAACCGCGAGATCGACGACCTGATCATTCTTAGGCCGGACGGCGTGCCGACCTACAACTTCGCCGTGGTCGTCGATGACTACGACATGAAGATCACCCACGTTTTCCGCGGTGACGAACACATCAACAACACGCCCTGGCAGATCAACATCTTCAAGGCGCTGAATGCGCCGCTGCCTGCCTTCGGCCATCTGCCCATCATCCTGGGCGACGACGGCCTGAAGCTGTCCAAGCGCCGCGGCGCGGTCAGCGTGACGGCCTATGAAGAGAACGGCTATCTGCCGGAGGCCATGCTGAACTACTTGTCGCGCCTGGGCTGGAGCCATGGTGACGATGAGCTGTTCTCGCGTGAACAACTGGTGAGCTGGTTCGATGGCTCGCATTTGTCCAAGAGCCCCGCTCAGTGGGATCCGGCCAAGCTGGATTGGGTCAACAGCCAGTACATCAAGCAGATCGACGAAGCGCGCCTGGCGGCCTTGGTCGCTGAGCAGCTTGCCAAGCGTGGTATTGCAGCCGACGTGGAGCAGCTGCAGCCGATGTGCGCGCTGTTCAAGGATCGCTGTGCTACGACGGTGGCGTTGGCCGATTGGCTGGCTATGTACTTCGTGCCAGTCACTCCTTCAGCGGAGGACCTTGCGACCCACGTGAGCGAGGCAATCAAGCCGGCGCTGGCTCAGCTTGCCGAGCGCTTTGCCACCATCGAATGGAACAAAGCGAGCATCCAGGCGGCGATCAAGGAAGTGATCGGTGCACAGGGTCTAAAGATGCCGCAACTGGCCATCCCGGTGCGGGTGCTGGTCTGCGGTCGAGCGCAGACGCCTTCGGTCGATGCGATGCTCGAGCTGTTCGACAAAGAAAAAGTGATTGAGCGCTTGCGCGCCGTCTGAAAATCGTCCTATAATCGTCGTCTTGCTTGAACAGCGCGATTCACTGATTCGAAAGAGTAGTGAAGCAACCAGTCGAGTAAACCAAAGGCGCAAGCCGAGTAGTTTGATTGGGGGTATAGCTCAGCTGGGAGAGCGCTTGCATGGCATGCAAGAGGTCAGCGGTTCGATCCCGCTTACCTCCACCAAGTTTCTACTTGAGTGGCGCGCGGTTCAGGTAACGAAGGATTAGTCCCCTTCGTCTAGAGGCCTAGGACACCACCCTTTCACGGTGATTACAGGGGTTCGAATCCCCTAGGGGACGCCAAGTTTGGCAAGCTTGGTAATCTCTCCAACGAGAGTTTGGCGACAAACTCGAGAGCAGAGAGATTGCACAAATTGCTCCACGCGGAGTGGTAGTTCAGTTGGTTAGAATACCGGCCTGTCACGCCGGGGGTCGCGGGTTCGAGCCCCGTCCACTCCGCCAAGGTTTGCTGATATCAGCATTCAGTCAATTGAATGAAGGCTGGTATTTTGGTGATATACTGTCACCATCGCTTGAACAGCGCGCCCTGACAAACGGGGGTATAGCTCAGCTGGGAGAGCGCTTGCATGGCATGCAAGAGGTCAGCGGTTCGATCCCGCTTACCTCCACCAAGTTTCTACTTGCGTGGCGCGCAGTTCAGGTAACGAAAGATTAGTCCCCTTCGTCTAGAGGCCTAGGACACCACCCTTTCACGGTGATTACAGGGGTTCGAATCCCCTAGGGGACGCCAATTTAGTTGGTCAATCCCGTCGCAAGACGGGCAAGTTTGGCAAGCTTGGCAATCTCTCAAGCGAGAGTTTGGCGACAAACTCGAGAGCAAAGGAATTGCATAAATTGCTCCACGCGGAGTGGTAGTTCAGTTGGTTAGAATACCGGCCTGTCACGCCGGGGGTCGCGGGTTCGAGCCCCGTCCACTCCGCCAAATATTGAAAGCCCTGGATATGAAAGTATCCAGGGCTTTTTCTTTACACGATTACAAACTTGTGTCTTTCGAGCAGGCGCCGGGGAGTAACCGACATACTGCCGGAAGCCTCTCAGATATGCCCGTAGAGCGCCTTGCGCTGCGCCGTGTAATGCCACCAGGGTGACGGTGCCGCGCCCGCCATGAAATCAACGGCGGCCATGAAGGTGTCCAGCACGCAGGGATCGTGGCGCTGCTCGGTGCGCGCGCAGAGTTCCTGGTAGAGCACGAATGCATCACGCCCTTTGAGCTGCTGCGGCTTGCTTATGCCAAGCAAGCGTAGGTCGGCCGCGGCGGCTGGGCCGACGTTCGGAATCTGTTCCAGTTCCCGGCATTCGTCGCGATGCAAAGCTTTGCTCACCATGTTGGTCCGCTCCAACTCAAAACTGCGAGCGGATCAGCCCCACGGCCAAACCTTCAAGCGCGAAGCTCTCATCGCCTGCACCCACCAGGATGGGCTCGAAGTCGGGGTTCTCGGGCAGCAACTCAATGCCATTGCGGCCGCGACGGAAGCGCTTGACGGTGACCTCTTCGCCAATACGGGCGACCACGATCTGTCCGTTGCGAGCCTCGCTGGTCTTCTGCACGGCAAGCAAGTCGCCATCGACGATGCCGACGTCCCGCATGCTCATGCCCTTGACCCTCAGCAGGTAGTCGGGCTTGCGGGCGAACAGGCCAGGCTCCACGCTGTAGTGCTGCTCGATGTGTTCCTGGGCCAGGATAGGGCTGCCAGCGGCAACACGGCCGACCAGCGGCAGGCTCAATTGGCTAATGCCAGGCAAGGGCAAGTTGAATTGCTGGCGCTCGCGAGCCGCGTTCAGCGCGCGCAATGTGTCAGACTTCAGCCGGATCCCGCGGGAGGTGCCGCCCACCAGTTCGATCACGCCCTTGCGAGCCAAGGCCTGCAGATGCTCCTCAGCCGCATTGGCCGAGCGATAGCCCAGTTCGGCGGCGATTTCGGCTCGGGTGGGTGGGGCGCCGGTCTGCGCGATGGACTCGCGCACCAGGTCGAGGATTTGCTGCTGTCGGGCGGTGAGTTTGGGGCTGTCGTCCACGAGGTCCTCTGCGGCAGGTTGCTGGCTGGTCATTTATCCAGTGGCTGTATTTTCATCCAGGAATTTCAAATTGCAAGACAAAGCTGAACGCATCGTCATCCTCGGTACAGGAGGCACCATCGCCGGCAAGGCGGCGGATGCCGCGGACAACGTCGGCTACAAGGCTGGCCAGGTCGGCGTGGATCAATTGGTGCTTGCGGCACCGCCGCTGGCGGCGTTCAAGCTGGAGACGGAGCAGGTCGCGCAGCTGGACAGCAAGGACATGGACTTTGCGACCTGGCAGCGGCTCGCGCAGGCTGTTGACCGGCACCTGCAGCGTGACGATGTGCGAGGCGTGGTCATCACCCATGGAACCGACACCCTGGAAGAAACCGCCTACTTGCTGATGCGGGTGCTCGCGCCGCGCAAGCCGGTCGTGTTGACCGCAGCCATGCGCCCGTCGACCGCCCTGCAGGCCGACGGCCCGCAGAACTTGCTGGATGCCGTGGCTGTCGCCTCGCAGGCTGCCTCAGGCGTGTTCGCCGTGCTTGCCGGTCGGATTCATGGGGCGACCCGCTTGCGCAAGGTTCATAGCTACGCCATCGATGCATTTGCCTCGGTGGAAGGCGGCGCCCTTGGAACGGTCGAGGAAGGGCGCGTGAGATGGCTGTCGCAAGCTGAAGCGGAACTGCCGCCGCTGGGCCTGTCGCGCATCGCGCGCGATGCAAGCCAATGGCCCTGGGTCGAGATTGTCCAGAACCATGCAGGTGCCGATGGTCGGGTCGTGGAGGCGATGTTGGCCCACGGCGTTCATGGCATCGTCGTCGCCGGGACCGGCAACGGCACCTTGTCCAACGGCCTCACAGCTGCATTGCAGAAGGCCCGCGACCGCGGTGTGTCCGTGCTGAGAAGCACGCGCTGCGATGCGGGCCCGGTGATAGGCGGCGAGCTGCCCAGCGCGGGAGCGCTGAGCCCGGTCAAGGCCAGGATAGAACTGCTGCTGCAGTTGCTGGCCTGACCCTTCGACGGCCCTCCGTCCTTAGACGATGGTCAGCGTCACGTCGATGTTGCCGCGGGTGGCGTTCGAGTAGGGGCAGACCTGGTGGGCGGCAGCGACCAGGGCCTCGGCCTGTGCGCGCTCCATGCCGGGCAGGCTGATCGCCATGGCGACCTGGATGCCGAAGCCAGCGGGAATCGGGCCGATGCCGACATCGGCGGTGATCGACAGATCGGCCGGCAGTGCCAGCTTCATCTTGCCGGCCACGGCCTTCATCGCGCCGATGAAGCAGGCCGAATAGCCGGCCGCGAACAACTGCTCGGGATTGGTGCCGGGGCCGCCGGCGCCGCCGAGTTCACGCGGCGTCGACAGCGCGACGTTCAGTGCGCCATCACTGGAGGCGGACTTGCCTTCGCGGCCGCCGGTCGAAGTGGCACGGGCGGTGTAGAGGACTTTGTCGAGGGCCATGGTCTTCATTCCTTTTCAGTGGAGGAGGGTGGGGGTGAGGAAAGGGCGCCACGCAGCTCGTGCAGGCGGCGGGTCAGTGAAGCGAGCTCTTGCAGCGAGCAGGCAGCGGCGCAAGCCAGCTGCGGCGGAATTTCTTGGGCCAGGCTCTTCAGCGAGCGGCCTTGCGGCGACAGGAACAGTTCGACGCGCCGTTCGTCTTCGGCAGAGCGCTG
This region includes:
- the trpB gene encoding tryptophan synthase subunit beta encodes the protein MSYDQPDARGHFGPYGGRFVAETLIHALDELNEAYAHYSKDPEFIAEFQKELAHFVGRPSPIYHADRLSRELGGAQIYLKREDLNHTGAHKVNNTIGQALLAKRMGKKRVIAETGAGQHGVATATICARYGMECVVYMGSEDVKRQSPNVYRMNLLGATVVPVESGSKTLKDALNEAMRDWVTNIESTFYIIGTVAGPHPYPMMVRDFQRIIGDECLTQMPAMVGRQPDAVIACVGGGSNAIGIFYPYIEHQDVKLIGVEAEGQGVASGKHAATLSAGSPGVLHGNRTYLLQDEDGQIIETHSISAGLDYPGVGPEHAYLKDIGRAQYVGITDQEALAAFHRLCRTEGIIPALESSHAVAHAIKLAPTMKPDQILLVNLSGRGDKDIGTVADLSGAKVYDQPSQAGHTVKGAPQ
- the trpA gene encoding tryptophan synthase subunit alpha, yielding MNEPLVQGIPGRSPEGIKPSLGRPGERLGSRIAATFAELQSKGRKALIPFVTAGDPYPDATVEIMHALARGGADVIELGVPFSDPMADGPVIQRAGERALKHGIGMRQVLGFVQQFRASDDKTPVVLMGYANPVERYGVERFAADARAAGVDGVLIVDYPPEEVEAFAAALKAQGLDPIFLLAPTSTEERMASIGAIASGYVYYVSLKGVTGAGHLDTAAVAEVIPRIRRHVSVPVGVGFGIRDGATARAVAEVSDAVVIGSRLVQLLEVQPRDNVASTAAAFMAEIRAALDR
- the accD gene encoding acetyl-CoA carboxylase, carboxyltransferase subunit beta is translated as MSWLEKLLPPKIQQTDPAERRTVPEGLWIKCPSCETVLYKTDLEQNVNVCPKCSHHHRIGARARLDAFLDGEGRYEIGQEVLPTDSLKFKDSKKYPDRLKEALENTGETDALVVVGGAVMSVPVVAACFEFDFMGGSMGSVVGERFVRGVETALEQKTPFICFTATGGARMQEGLLSLMQMAKTNAALTKLAKAKLPYISVLTDPTMGGVSASFAFVGDVVIAEPKALIGFAGPRVIENTVREKLPPGFQRAEFLMEKGAVDMIVDRRQLRETIARQLAMLQRQSADAVA
- the folC gene encoding bifunctional tetrahydrofolate synthase/dihydrofolate synthase, which encodes MKTLADWLAHCEQLHPKEIDMTLERVNRVRDAMGLRFGADTAVVMVAGTNGKGSTCAMLESIALHAGFKVGLYIKPHLVHFQERCRVAGAPVAAESLLAHFERIEAARGDQALTYFEFTTLAILSRLAEEALDLVILEVGLGGRLDAVNTIDADCSVITSIDLDHTEYLGPDRESVGREKAHIMRPGRPVVVSDPMPPATLAQHAEQVGADLRQLGRDFTYSGDRQQWQWAGRSRRFSGLAYPALRGVNQLLNAAGVLAVFEALYERLPVSAQAVRTGLALVELPGRFQVVPGQPALVLDVAHNPHAVAALAQNLDQMGFFPRTHAVFGAMADKDLAHIFEKIAPLVDVWHFCDLEIPRAAKAEALSAQFESLRSAGALKAPNGVAVHRHEDPISALAAAAAEADPADRILVFGSFYTVGGVLKNGVPRLQSAKQAPAS
- a CDS encoding SPOR domain-containing protein, whose amino-acid sequence is MGLMSFFKRATDKPAAKPVADSADAVQQLRLRARRRLIGATMLVLIGVIGFPLVFETQPRPIPVDLPIEIPRKEAAAPLQIPAAPPASRATVAPVSEPVAEPVATAPTPGVAAASKVEPEAKPKPADRPTVKPVVEPKPSDKVVADKAAADKAAQESARVQALLDGKPAPKASETATARFIVQVGAFGEAKAAQEARMKVEKLGLKTYTQAVETADGKRIRVRVGPYGSRDEADKAAAKVRGTGLSVAVLTL
- a CDS encoding CvpA family protein — translated: MTALDWILLALLAVSVGVGLWRGLVFEILSIVGWFVAYFAAPHVSPYIAQWLPEQRLSPATLQVCAFLLAFLLVLLVWSLGAKLVRLLIQATPLSLIDRVGGAGFGVLRGLLFALLVVLLVGLTPVRETPPWQDSVLAPPLLALLQGIKPVLPDSLVKFIPA